One Pseudomonas abieticivorans genomic region harbors:
- a CDS encoding MerR family transcriptional regulator: MKIGEVAARTGVSVDALRFYEEKKLIKPQRAANGYRHYPEQTLQLVGYIKLAQQLGFSLAEIGENLPLLWNSEGVSIDLLARLFAEKIAVLDERIGQMQALRDALAERATQVCPLLGEGLASD; encoded by the coding sequence ATGAAAATCGGCGAAGTGGCAGCGCGCACGGGTGTATCGGTCGACGCGTTGCGGTTTTATGAAGAGAAGAAGCTGATCAAGCCCCAGCGCGCCGCCAACGGCTACCGGCATTACCCCGAGCAGACGCTGCAGCTGGTGGGGTATATCAAACTGGCGCAGCAGTTGGGGTTTTCCCTGGCAGAGATTGGCGAGAACCTGCCGCTGCTGTGGAACAGCGAAGGCGTTTCAATCGACTTGCTGGCCCGCTTGTTTGCCGAAAAAATCGCCGTACTGGATGAACGTATCGGACAGATGCAGGCTTTGCGTGATGCACTGGCTGAACGGGCGACGCAGGTGTGTCCGTTGTTGGGTGAGGGTTTGGCCTCAGATTGA
- a CDS encoding helix-turn-helix domain-containing protein: MNNYNGLIAQASGSVVATLPIHRFFASDIDEHAQNMDGWHVRYDQLTPGRFEGELVEFRADWMRLVRDRSNQAMTKSGAAWKGAITFSIPLSAHGPVFCSGHPIHEPSMLVAHGDNLPDLSTPRQLDLLGVAIDEQALAHVLECQGSHFRITDLPKCYRLGDSTVRADLALLFEELTNGDQARAVLLGYDSIRRGIRDAVMLHVLDLVAPDHAPPLSPTARKRMVDRAREYALSHVDEPLSILDLCNHIGASRRKLQYCFQETLGINPVAYLRALRLNAVRRELRTGTQLQGVQQVAARWGFWHLSRFSSDYRTLFGECPSQTLRRAELC, translated from the coding sequence ATGAACAATTACAACGGGCTGATCGCGCAGGCTTCAGGGTCGGTAGTGGCGACGTTACCGATCCATCGCTTTTTCGCGAGTGACATTGATGAGCACGCGCAGAACATGGACGGTTGGCACGTTCGTTATGACCAACTGACGCCCGGGCGCTTTGAGGGGGAGCTGGTCGAGTTTCGCGCAGACTGGATGCGATTGGTCCGCGACCGCTCTAATCAGGCCATGACCAAAAGCGGGGCGGCCTGGAAAGGCGCTATTACGTTCAGCATACCGTTGAGTGCCCATGGCCCGGTGTTTTGCTCGGGGCATCCGATTCACGAGCCCAGCATGTTGGTGGCACACGGTGACAATCTTCCCGATTTGAGCACGCCGCGTCAGTTGGACTTGCTGGGCGTTGCGATTGACGAACAGGCGCTTGCGCATGTACTGGAGTGCCAGGGGAGTCACTTTCGAATTACCGATCTTCCCAAGTGTTACCGTTTGGGCGACTCAACGGTGCGAGCAGACCTTGCCCTTTTGTTTGAAGAGCTGACCAACGGTGATCAGGCGCGTGCAGTGCTGCTTGGCTATGATTCGATCCGCAGAGGCATCCGCGATGCCGTGATGCTGCATGTGCTTGACTTGGTCGCACCGGACCACGCGCCGCCACTGAGCCCTACGGCGCGTAAGCGGATGGTCGATCGAGCGCGTGAGTATGCGCTGTCTCATGTCGATGAGCCGTTGTCGATCCTTGACCTGTGCAATCACATCGGCGCCAGTCGCCGTAAACTTCAATACTGCTTCCAGGAAACCCTGGGCATTAATCCGGTGGCTTATCTGCGTGCATTGCGCCTCAATGCGGTGCGCCGTGAGTTGCGAACGGGCACTCAGTTGCAGGGGGTTCAGCAAGTCGCCGCCCGTTGGGGGTTCTGGCACTTGAGCCGGTTTTCCAGTGACTACCGCACCCTTTTCGGTGAATGCCCTTCGCAAACGTTACGCCGAGCCGAACTCTGCTGA
- a CDS encoding SphA family protein has protein sequence MNKTNSSIRQLTLITLGLAGLCTSAHGTENDSPTTAVGVYDFGAGISPPATPFGTLGLRTAFYSANVQKDREGHPVDNHFSLDVLSIGVAYMRMTNNTVLGAQYGFGVIVPFFKMDASVKVPTPAGPLSLEADPFRLADVQFLPLILQWTVSPNLFINTQFQIQAPTGDYDKNRLVSPGLNHWTFSPILNATYISDSGFEVSSSFEADINTRNNATDYKNGIEYRHEFAVGQHVGPWTVGMGGYYYRQFTDDQAPGLETGNRARVLAAGPAVSYFKPGLPPVWLHAYKEFDAQNRAQGYTVALRISQSF, from the coding sequence ATGAACAAAACCAATTCAAGCATCAGGCAGTTGACGTTGATCACGTTGGGGCTGGCAGGCCTTTGCACCAGTGCCCATGGTACGGAGAACGATTCTCCGACCACCGCAGTCGGCGTTTATGATTTCGGTGCAGGGATTTCGCCCCCGGCAACACCCTTCGGCACGCTTGGCCTGCGAACCGCGTTCTACTCAGCCAATGTGCAGAAGGACCGGGAAGGTCACCCGGTCGATAACCATTTTTCCTTGGACGTGCTGTCCATCGGCGTCGCTTACATGCGGATGACGAATAACACGGTGCTGGGCGCCCAGTATGGGTTTGGCGTGATCGTACCGTTCTTCAAAATGGACGCTTCAGTCAAAGTACCCACGCCCGCAGGGCCGCTGAGCCTGGAAGCTGACCCATTCCGTTTGGCCGACGTGCAATTTCTGCCGTTGATCCTGCAATGGACCGTGTCGCCAAACCTGTTCATCAATACCCAATTTCAAATTCAAGCGCCTACCGGTGACTACGATAAGAATCGCTTGGTGTCGCCGGGCCTGAATCACTGGACCTTCTCGCCCATTCTCAACGCCACCTACATCAGTGACAGTGGCTTTGAGGTGTCTTCAAGTTTTGAAGCCGACATCAATACCCGCAACAACGCCACCGATTACAAAAACGGCATTGAGTACCGGCACGAGTTTGCCGTGGGCCAGCACGTAGGGCCATGGACCGTGGGCATGGGCGGCTATTACTACCGCCAGTTCACCGATGACCAGGCCCCAGGATTGGAAACGGGTAACCGTGCACGGGTGTTGGCGGCTGGCCCTGCGGTCAGTTACTTCAAGCCGGGGCTACCCCCTGTGTGGCTGCACGCCTACAAGGAGTTCGACGCACAAAACCGTGCGCAGGGCTACACCGTGGCGTTGCGTATTTCTCAAAGCTTTTAA